The proteins below are encoded in one region of Eubacterium sp. 1001713B170207_170306_E7:
- the galE gene encoding UDP-glucose 4-epimerase GalE, protein MKILVTGGAGYIGSHAVVQLIDQGYEVVVVDNLSTGHRWAIDERARFVKGDIRDHPLMDGLFQQEKIEAVMQFAADIVVAESENDPLKYYDNNVYGTVALLQSMLKNNVKNIIFSSTAAVYGNTEAVPVTEDIPVAPISPYGRTKVFVEQILEDCHKAYGLNYCVFRYFNVSGAHEKYPIGQAIKHNTALIPIILEVAAGERESIQVFGDDYATKDGTGIRDFIHVVDLVDAHILGLKKLFKNESAIYNLGNGQGFTVMEMIEAGRKVTGHPVPAIIAKRRPGDIAISIASSDKTKQELGWETKYPEVEKIIETAWKFKQSKNNDKE, encoded by the coding sequence ATGAAAATATTAGTCACCGGCGGCGCCGGCTATATCGGCAGCCATGCCGTCGTCCAGCTCATAGACCAAGGCTATGAAGTGGTCGTGGTCGACAATCTATCCACCGGCCACCGCTGGGCCATTGACGAAAGAGCCCGGTTTGTAAAAGGCGATATCCGAGATCATCCCCTTATGGATGGCCTCTTTCAGCAAGAGAAGATCGAAGCCGTCATGCAGTTTGCCGCTGATATCGTCGTGGCAGAGAGCGAAAACGATCCGCTTAAATATTATGATAATAATGTTTATGGTACTGTTGCATTACTACAGTCCATGCTGAAGAACAACGTGAAAAACATCATCTTTTCATCTACCGCCGCCGTCTATGGCAATACCGAAGCCGTGCCTGTCACCGAGGACATTCCGGTAGCACCCATCAGCCCTTATGGGCGAACCAAAGTCTTTGTGGAGCAGATTCTAGAAGACTGCCACAAAGCCTATGGGCTGAACTACTGCGTGTTCCGTTACTTCAATGTCTCCGGTGCCCATGAAAAATACCCCATCGGCCAGGCCATCAAGCATAACACTGCATTGATCCCGATTATATTAGAAGTCGCCGCAGGCGAACGGGAAAGCATCCAAGTCTTTGGCGATGACTATGCCACCAAAGACGGCACCGGCATAAGAGATTTTATCCATGTAGTCGATCTGGTCGACGCTCATATTTTAGGATTAAAGAAACTTTTTAAAAATGAAAGCGCCATCTATAACCTTGGCAACGGCCAGGGTTTCACCGTCATGGAAATGATCGAAGCCGGCAGAAAAGTCACCGGACATCCTGTGCCAGCCATTATAGCAAAGCGTCGTCCGGGGGATATTGCCATCTCCATTGCCAGCAGTGACAAAACAAAACAAGAGCTTGGCTGGGAAACAAAATACCCAGAAGTTGAAAAAATTATCGAGACCGCATGGAAGTTTAAACAGAGCAAAAATAATGATAAAGAATAA